The window TGCCGTAAACCGGGATCGGTTCGCCTTGCAGGCATTTGAGGATCGCGACGGGAATCAGCTTTTCAGGGAATTGGTACGGCCCGTAGTTGTTGCTGCAGTTGGTGACCAACACGGGTAACCCGTACGTGTCCTGCCAGGCTCGGGCGAGGTGGTCCGAGGATGCTTTGCTGGCCGAGTACGGTGAATGAGGGGCGTAGGGCGTGGTTTCGGTGAACAACCCGGTGTCGCCGAGGCTGCCGTAGACCTCGTCGGTGGAGACGTGCAGGAAGCGAAAGCGGTCTTTGGCATCGGCTTCCAGTGAGCGGTAGTGTTTGAGGCTGGATTGCAGCAGGTTGAAGGTGCCGATGACGTTGGTTTGGATGAACTGGCCGGGGCCATCAATGCTGCGATCGACGTGGCTCTCGGCGGCCAAGTGCATGATCGCATCGGGTTGGTAGTCGGCGATGGTGGCGTCGATTGCCGCGGCGTCGGTGATGTCGACGTGCGCGAATCGGTAGTTGGGGGATGACTCGATGTCAGAGAGGGACGCGAGGTTGCCGGCGTAGGTCAGGGCGTCGACGTTGAGGACTTGGTGGCCGGCGGACAGAGCTATGCGGACGAGGTTGCTGCCGATGAAACCGGCGCCG of the Rhodopirellula baltica SH 1 genome contains:
- the rfbB gene encoding dTDP-glucose 4,6-dehydratase, which gives rise to MPPTTPQRLLITGGAGFIGSNLVRIALSAGHQVLNVDALTYAGNLASLSDIESSPNYRFAHVDITDAAAIDATIADYQPDAIMHLAAESHVDRSIDGPGQFIQTNVIGTFNLLQSSLKHYRSLEADAKDRFRFLHVSTDEVYGSLGDTGLFTETTPYAPHSPYSASKASSDHLARAWQDTYGLPVLVTNCSNNYGPYQFPEKLIPVAILKCLQGEPIPVYGKGENIRDWLYVEDHCRALLTVIEKGTPGETYNIGGNNEQRNIDLVHLICNLMDELCPKVPSPPEMGERARVRGQKNNTPRSTPDGASRGESQSNKTSLSTSGGEGQGEGERSYASLITFVTDRPGHDLRYAIDASKIQRELGWEPQENLQSGFRKTVQWYLNNQT